From the genome of Nicotiana sylvestris chromosome 2, ASM39365v2, whole genome shotgun sequence, one region includes:
- the LOC104245539 gene encoding uncharacterized protein OsI_027940, which yields MSRHPQVKWAQRPDVVYLTVQLPDAKNPKVNLDPEGIFTFSATAGPESYAYELKLELFDKVNVEESKINIGVRNIFCVLEKSEKKWWNKLLRGDEKAPHYVKVDWDKWVDEDDDNETAAPGDFDMNSMDFSKFGDMGGMGLGDDAMGDDLDDSDDEEEEVTKPSETAEGEPKEQNNSKVGGEAAEGKAEAAPSS from the exons ATGAG CCGCCATCCACAAGTGAAGTGGGCCCAGAGGCCAGATGTGGTGTATCTCACTGTGCAATTACCTGATGCTAAAAATCCAAAGGTAAATCTGGACCCTGAAGGAATTTTTACCTTCTCTGCTACAGCTGGACCGGAAAGCTATGCATACGAGTTGAAACTTGAGCTTTTTGATAAAGTTAACGTTGAG GAGAGCAAAATAAATATTGGCGTGAGAAATATCTTCTGCGTTTTGGAAAAATCAGAGAAGAAATGGTGGAATAAATTGTTGCGTGGAGATGAGAAAGCACCACATTACGTGAAAGTAGATTGGGATAAGTGGGTGGACGAAGATGATGACAATGAAACTG CTGCTCCTGGTGATTTTGACATGAATTCGATGGATTTCTCG AAATTCGGGGACATGGGTGGCATGGGACTTGGAGATGATGCAATGGGGGATGATCTCGATGACAGTGACGATGAAG AGGAAGAAGTCACAAAACCTTCAGAGACGGCGGAGGGAGAACCTAAAGAACAAAACAACAGTAAGGTAGGAGGTGAAGCTGCAGAGGGAAAAGCAGAAGCAGCGCCTAGCTCATGA